In Bacteroidales bacterium, a genomic segment contains:
- a CDS encoding DUF1858 domain-containing protein: MDQLIITPKTKIYDLLEAYPDLEETLIQAAPQFRKMKNPLLRRTIARVTSLSQAAIIGGVKVEELINTLRLAAGQQLQDHYGGEETNYNFETPKWFSANAVRAAIDISEMLNAGEQPVHEVLSALKKMKDGEILEIQAPFIPAPLIDKAIGLGYDYWIMEAASDQFTVYFLK, translated from the coding sequence ATGGATCAACTAATCATAACACCAAAGACCAAAATTTATGATTTACTGGAGGCCTATCCTGACCTGGAGGAAACTCTTATTCAGGCAGCACCCCAGTTCAGAAAAATGAAGAATCCACTGTTGAGAAGAACCATTGCGCGCGTTACTTCCCTCAGCCAGGCAGCCATCATCGGAGGAGTAAAAGTGGAAGAATTAATTAACACCCTGCGTTTGGCGGCCGGCCAACAATTACAGGACCACTATGGAGGAGAGGAAACTAACTATAATTTTGAAACACCGAAATGGTTTTCCGCAAATGCAGTGCGTGCGGCCATCGATATCAGCGAAATGCTTAATGCCGGTGAACAGCCGGTCCACGAGGTCCTATCTGCGTTGAAAAAGATGAAAGACGGGGAGATCCTGGAAATCCAGGCGCCTTTCATTCCCGCACCACTCATCGATAAAGCCATTGGACTGGGATACGATTATTGGATCATGGAGGCAGCCTCAGATCAATTTACCGTATATTTTCTAAAATAA
- a CDS encoding winged helix DNA-binding protein: protein MSSIITKMSYLAGVTRFRRISEKLYVDGDKIYRAAGIEFKASWFPVYFVLALTENPVTVMQIADQIDFSHITVKNVIRELEKQEYVEIISNPADGRSKLISLSKKGQKLIYRLKPIWMSISITLKKVFQTGHPDFMNILNRIDSQIEKNPLHLLVAQTESDTITVIDYKPGLERHFHELAGPWLSGEVNSQLEEKEGITLQSPDPSCFLEGGFLFFARYKGQIVGFVALKRLDNERFEFARLYTNPVFNNLEIDLKLIERCICRCMENEARELWHQTILDIPEAHILFHKLGFIEKEAPPGMQLSDQTGKVICLEF from the coding sequence ATGTCGAGTATTATTACAAAAATGAGCTATCTGGCCGGCGTAACCCGATTCAGGCGCATCAGTGAGAAACTATATGTGGATGGAGATAAAATCTACAGGGCGGCCGGAATTGAGTTTAAAGCCAGCTGGTTTCCGGTATACTTTGTACTGGCTCTGACCGAAAACCCGGTAACGGTCATGCAGATTGCCGATCAGATTGATTTCTCTCATATCACGGTTAAAAATGTAATCAGGGAGCTGGAGAAGCAGGAATATGTCGAGATCATCTCAAATCCCGCCGATGGACGATCAAAACTGATTTCCCTGTCCAAAAAAGGACAAAAGCTGATTTACAGGCTAAAACCCATCTGGATGTCGATTTCGATTACTTTGAAAAAAGTATTTCAAACCGGCCACCCGGATTTTATGAATATTCTGAATCGCATAGATTCCCAGATTGAGAAAAATCCCCTTCACCTTCTTGTTGCTCAGACCGAATCAGATACGATTACTGTAATCGATTACAAACCGGGGCTGGAAAGGCATTTTCATGAGCTGGCGGGGCCCTGGCTAAGCGGCGAAGTGAACAGCCAACTGGAGGAAAAAGAAGGAATTACCCTTCAATCTCCAGATCCATCCTGTTTTCTGGAGGGTGGTTTTCTTTTCTTTGCCAGGTATAAGGGGCAGATAGTGGGCTTTGTGGCCCTGAAGAGGCTGGACAACGAAAGATTTGAATTTGCCAGGCTCTATACCAATCCCGTATTCAATAACCTGGAGATTGATCTGAAACTGATTGAGCGTTGTATCTGCCGGTGTATGGAAAACGAAGCCAGAGAGCTCTGGCACCAGACCATCCTCGATATACCAGAGGCACATATTCTCTTCCATAAGCTGGGTTTTATCGAGAAAGAAGCGCCTCCCGGTATGCAGCTATCGGATCAGACTGGAAAAGTTATCTGTCTGGAATTTTAA
- a CDS encoding cupin domain-containing protein, giving the protein MIARNVHTEAVKENPHGVDVRKMYDDPSAQIMHMTLKPGESLKPHKTPVNVAMYVLEGEPTIHIGDEHIPQIKDTLIESPADIPHFISNESQETVRILIMKAPRPENNRKIL; this is encoded by the coding sequence ATGATAGCAAGAAATGTACATACCGAAGCGGTAAAAGAGAATCCACACGGTGTGGATGTCAGAAAAATGTATGATGACCCCTCTGCCCAGATTATGCATATGACTTTAAAACCGGGTGAAAGTCTAAAACCGCATAAAACACCAGTCAATGTGGCCATGTATGTTCTTGAGGGAGAACCTACGATTCACATTGGGGATGAACATATTCCCCAGATCAAAGACACTCTTATTGAAAGTCCGGCGGATATTCCTCATTTCATAAGCAATGAAAGTCAGGAGACTGTCAGGATTCTGATAATGAAGGCTCCCAGGCCTGAAAACAACAGAAAAATACTTTAA
- a CDS encoding family 20 glycosylhydrolase: protein MKRAFLFLILPIFFLSCKQMKSSHSDNNSAVALSWEFRGNHAAWEYYSAAFILENQSGKTLGDQDWTLYFNQQGQGVIDESVTGNVAIEHINGDLLRMVPKEGFSLEPGASVEIAYQKPGALLLESEAPLHPYMVLGDPENVAGEAVSISDYTVLPFPSLEKIYTKEMGIVLPDAAWVYEQTGSTSLLKAGEIGKLIPSPVQELYTGEPLVLDREMLITYQPGLKVEADYLSDMLKQLFGSALKTMESGEGGPGKISLIRDKRINGEEAYQIKANPEEGISISGSDPSGVFYGIQSLLSVLPPEAWANPVSSLEIESLFISDRPAFAYRGFHLDIARNFIEPEAIRKLIRLMAFYKLNTLHLHLTDDEGWRLEIPSLPELTGLGGHRGHTLDEKDHLIPAYGSGPDPDPENNHGSGYLSRETFIELLKFAGAHHIEVIPEINFPGHARAAIYAMEARYERLIKEGKGEEAEYYRLIDPNDASVYNSAQNFHDNVICVCTEGPYRLFEKVVDEVIDMYAEAGLTLKTLHTGGDEVAAGVWKGSPICRAFLEEHPEIGSFENLQSYYGSRLYEILQKKSLLMAGWEEIVMKKNEEGDWIPNPEFVGSDMLPYVWNSIYENLDLGNRLANAGFPVILCNVNNFYFDLAYTHHPADRGLYWGGFVNTRSSFDFIPYDVFKCTLEDKWGNPYDPETDFVGMESLRPDAYKQILGLQAELWSETVKGGTMAEYYYLPKLIGFAERAWVGQASWGQIGDMEQRIGAMDKDWNRFANLVGQREMPRLDYLFGGFSYRLPPPGAVIQEGMLHANIDFPGLTIRYTNDGTEPGSDSPAYTGPVEVSGRIMLRSFDSRGRGSRSSVVE, encoded by the coding sequence ATGAAAAGAGCATTTCTATTTCTTATCCTTCCCATATTCTTCTTATCATGTAAGCAAATGAAGTCAAGTCATTCAGATAACAACAGCGCGGTGGCCCTGAGTTGGGAATTCAGAGGGAATCATGCTGCCTGGGAATATTACAGTGCCGCGTTTATCCTCGAGAATCAAAGCGGGAAAACCCTGGGCGATCAGGACTGGACCCTTTATTTCAACCAGCAGGGCCAGGGTGTAATAGATGAGTCCGTGACCGGCAACGTGGCTATTGAACATATCAACGGAGATCTGCTGCGGATGGTTCCGAAGGAAGGATTTAGCCTGGAACCTGGAGCTTCGGTAGAAATTGCCTATCAAAAACCGGGTGCCCTGCTTCTGGAGTCTGAAGCTCCTCTCCACCCCTATATGGTATTAGGAGATCCGGAGAATGTGGCAGGCGAAGCTGTTTCCATCAGCGATTACACCGTGCTTCCCTTTCCTTCCCTGGAAAAAATATATACCAAGGAAATGGGTATTGTACTCCCCGATGCTGCCTGGGTATATGAACAAACCGGCTCCACCTCATTGCTTAAGGCGGGGGAGATCGGGAAGCTTATTCCCTCTCCGGTACAGGAGTTATACACCGGTGAGCCTTTGGTCCTGGACAGAGAAATGCTTATTACTTACCAGCCGGGACTTAAGGTCGAAGCAGACTATCTGTCAGATATGTTAAAACAGTTATTTGGTTCGGCTCTGAAAACCATGGAATCCGGAGAGGGAGGCCCGGGTAAGATTAGCCTGATCCGGGATAAACGGATCAATGGGGAGGAAGCCTACCAAATAAAGGCAAATCCGGAAGAGGGTATTTCCATAAGCGGAAGCGATCCTTCGGGAGTTTTTTATGGCATTCAGAGCCTCCTGTCGGTATTGCCCCCGGAAGCATGGGCAAATCCAGTCTCTTCCCTGGAGATAGAATCCCTGTTTATTTCAGACCGTCCGGCCTTTGCATACAGGGGGTTTCATCTGGATATTGCCAGAAATTTCATAGAACCGGAAGCCATCCGGAAGCTGATCAGGCTTATGGCTTTTTATAAACTGAATACCCTGCATTTGCACCTGACTGATGATGAAGGCTGGAGGCTGGAGATTCCGTCCCTGCCCGAACTCACCGGGCTGGGAGGGCATCGCGGACATACTCTGGATGAGAAAGACCATCTGATCCCGGCTTACGGATCAGGGCCGGATCCGGATCCGGAAAACAACCACGGGAGCGGATATCTGTCGCGCGAAACCTTCATAGAACTGCTGAAGTTTGCCGGGGCACATCACATAGAGGTGATTCCGGAAATCAACTTTCCGGGTCATGCCCGGGCCGCCATCTATGCGATGGAAGCCAGGTATGAGCGTTTGATTAAGGAGGGTAAAGGGGAAGAAGCAGAGTATTATCGCCTCATCGACCCCAATGATGCTTCGGTGTACAACTCGGCGCAAAACTTCCATGACAATGTGATCTGCGTCTGCACCGAAGGACCCTACCGTTTGTTTGAAAAGGTGGTCGACGAGGTGATCGACATGTATGCGGAGGCAGGGCTTACTCTGAAGACTTTACATACCGGGGGAGATGAAGTTGCCGCCGGGGTCTGGAAAGGTTCACCCATTTGCCGTGCTTTTCTGGAGGAGCATCCCGAAATCGGTAGTTTTGAGAACCTGCAGTCTTATTACGGCAGCCGGCTCTATGAGATCCTTCAGAAAAAGAGTCTGCTTATGGCCGGATGGGAAGAAATTGTGATGAAGAAAAACGAGGAAGGGGACTGGATACCCAATCCTGAGTTTGTGGGATCAGATATGCTTCCCTATGTATGGAACAGTATTTATGAAAACCTGGATCTGGGTAACCGGCTGGCAAACGCCGGATTTCCAGTAATCCTGTGCAATGTAAACAACTTCTATTTTGATTTGGCCTACACGCACCATCCGGCCGACCGGGGACTTTACTGGGGTGGTTTTGTCAATACGCGCAGCTCCTTTGATTTTATCCCTTATGATGTTTTTAAATGCACGCTGGAAGATAAGTGGGGCAATCCCTACGATCCCGAAACAGATTTTGTTGGAATGGAGAGTCTGAGGCCGGATGCTTATAAGCAGATCCTGGGACTTCAGGCTGAACTTTGGAGCGAAACAGTCAAAGGAGGTACTATGGCAGAGTATTATTATCTGCCCAAACTGATCGGATTTGCGGAGCGGGCCTGGGTGGGCCAGGCTAGCTGGGGACAGATCGGGGATATGGAGCAACGTATCGGCGCCATGGACAAAGACTGGAACCGCTTTGCCAACCTGGTGGGTCAGCGCGAAATGCCCCGGCTCGATTATCTCTTTGGAGGTTTCTCCTACAGGCTTCCTCCTCCCGGAGCGGTGATTCAGGAGGGCATGCTTCATGCGAACATCGATTTTCCCGGGCTGACAATTCGTTATACGAACGACGGAACAGAGCCGGGAAGCGATTCGCCCGCTTATACAGGGCCGGTCGAAGTTTCAGGAAGGATTATGTTACGATCATTTGATTCCCGGGGCAGGGGCAGCAGGAGTTCTGTGGTGGAGTAG
- a CDS encoding ATP-grasp domain-containing protein: MILIDLPYASDYLLEIIKENNYPVVFTEVAKKLVQDDSISWVPEEQAARYIRENPDTPLYTNSENALTWISDHLPDSSITKQADLFKDKFKFRELIRASHPDFHFRMIKLKDIPDLHPEELSFPFVIKPSVGFFSIGVYVVKSMDQWAVVQGELNPEKLKSIYPPRVLDTSVFIIEEYIEGEEFAIDCYFNQQGKAVILNILHHQFSSGADTSDRVYTTSLEIVLKNKTRFENFLQSIGNQSGLKNFPAHVEVRINNKGLIIPIEINPLRFGGWCTTADLLGIATGISPYELYFRNEQPDWAGIFKGRETKKYSIIVLNNNSGYPPEVIDHFNFDLLRNDFENPLLVREFDANKYSVFGFVFAETSLENDKEVNNILVSDLRKYITLK, from the coding sequence ATGATTCTAATTGACTTACCCTATGCTTCCGATTATCTTTTAGAGATAATCAAAGAGAACAATTACCCTGTGGTTTTCACAGAGGTGGCCAAAAAGTTAGTGCAGGACGATTCCATATCCTGGGTACCTGAAGAACAGGCTGCCCGGTATATCCGGGAAAATCCTGACACCCCCCTCTATACAAATTCGGAAAATGCCCTGACATGGATTTCCGATCATCTCCCCGACTCCTCAATCACCAAACAGGCTGATTTGTTCAAGGATAAATTTAAATTCAGGGAGTTGATCCGGGCATCCCATCCTGATTTTCACTTCAGAATGATAAAACTGAAAGACATTCCGGACCTTCATCCGGAGGAACTATCCTTTCCCTTTGTTATTAAGCCTTCTGTTGGATTCTTCAGTATAGGAGTTTATGTGGTGAAAAGCATGGATCAGTGGGCCGTGGTGCAAGGGGAGCTGAACCCTGAAAAATTAAAATCCATTTACCCCCCCAGGGTACTGGATACCTCCGTTTTCATTATCGAAGAGTATATAGAAGGTGAGGAGTTTGCCATCGATTGCTATTTCAATCAGCAGGGGAAGGCCGTCATTTTAAATATTCTGCATCACCAGTTTTCTTCCGGTGCCGACACCAGTGACCGGGTGTACACCACCTCCCTGGAAATTGTGTTGAAGAATAAAACCCGGTTTGAAAATTTCCTTCAGTCCATCGGCAACCAGTCCGGATTAAAAAACTTTCCCGCTCACGTTGAGGTACGCATAAACAATAAAGGGCTTATCATACCTATTGAGATCAATCCTTTAAGGTTCGGAGGGTGGTGTACCACGGCGGATCTTCTGGGAATTGCCACCGGTATCAGTCCCTATGAACTGTATTTTCGGAACGAACAACCCGATTGGGCCGGGATCTTTAAAGGCAGGGAAACTAAAAAATACAGCATAATTGTCCTGAACAACAACTCTGGTTATCCTCCTGAGGTGATTGATCACTTCAATTTTGACCTCCTCCGAAATGATTTCGAGAACCCTTTACTGGTCAGAGAATTTGATGCAAACAAATATTCCGTATTTGGCTTTGTTTTCGCTGAAACAAGCCTGGAAAATGACAAAGAAGTAAACAATATCCTTGTTTCAGACCTGAGAAAATATATAACTCTGAAATAG
- a CDS encoding DUF1080 domain-containing protein, which produces MTMDFSSLFRISGLLIIGSALISCNYKEWEPLFNGKNLEGWSVKCLEADSGKEYWTVKDGCITCNSMGDRDHNYVWLATEREFSDFHLKLKFQVFKESDGNSGVQFRSSYDGSEEAPYGGWLNGPQVDIHGPDPYRTGLIYDETDGVRRWIHPSLPDWRITPEQAPKTAKETWLFYFEDDQDAWNSMEIICLGMRVETWVNGNRVTEFNGEGILNDEAHVRKKSGITGCIAFQLHMNDELKIKFKDILIKDLGK; this is translated from the coding sequence ATGACTATGGACTTTTCGAGCTTATTTCGTATTAGCGGCCTGTTAATTATTGGTTCCGCACTGATCAGTTGTAACTACAAGGAGTGGGAACCGCTTTTCAACGGGAAAAATCTGGAGGGCTGGTCTGTAAAGTGCCTGGAGGCCGACAGTGGCAAAGAGTACTGGACCGTGAAGGATGGTTGTATTACATGTAACTCCATGGGGGACAGGGACCACAATTATGTCTGGCTGGCCACTGAAAGAGAATTCTCCGATTTTCATCTGAAGCTTAAGTTCCAGGTTTTCAAAGAATCAGACGGGAACAGCGGTGTTCAGTTCCGCAGCTCCTACGATGGCTCGGAGGAAGCCCCTTATGGAGGCTGGCTGAATGGCCCGCAGGTGGATATTCATGGACCCGATCCCTATCGGACAGGCTTGATATATGATGAAACGGATGGGGTAAGAAGATGGATCCATCCCTCTCTGCCTGATTGGAGGATCACGCCGGAGCAGGCGCCCAAAACTGCTAAGGAAACCTGGCTTTTTTATTTTGAAGATGATCAGGATGCCTGGAACAGCATGGAGATCATTTGCCTGGGAATGAGGGTGGAAACCTGGGTGAACGGGAACCGGGTCACAGAGTTCAATGGAGAGGGCATCCTGAATGACGAGGCGCATGTAAGAAAGAAATCCGGAATTACTGGATGTATAGCCTTTCAGTTACATATGAATGACGAATTAAAAATAAAGTTTAAGGATATCCTTATAAAGGATTTAGGAAAATGA
- a CDS encoding glycosyltransferase — protein sequence MEVQLSAVIISHNEEKNIGRCLESLKDLADEIVVVDSYSSDRTGEICKSFGAVFIQHIFHGHIEQKNWAIQQASSPYILSLDADECLSEALARSIAAVKKDWVYDGYYFNRLTNYCGKWIRHTSWYPSPKLRLWDSRKGSWGGVNPHDKFILDKGATKKHLKGEILHYSYYNLSEHISQINAFSTIAANSYFQQGKRSRFWDILVRPMSRFLKDYLLRLGILDGYYGLQISVNSAHAVFLKYVKLRILHQEQKERQTQTICFFNSTPAWGGGEKWHFDFSSGLYKRGQPILVFTNSRGELRRRVAEAGIPAYGIRVANLSFLNPVKVLKIAGILKREKVRLIIMNLSADMKVAGLAAKIAGVKRIIYRRGSAIPIRNSMFNRFLFRRVLDEILANSHETKRTLLKNNPGMIDPVRIRVIYNGLRFDQFETGQQNPCYRRVDGEVILGNAGRLVKQKAQEYLIDLAVELKKRQKKFKILIAGEGRLETQLREYAKLSGVEDSIVFLGFMKDMKSFLDAIDIFVLTSRWEGFGYVIVEAMANSRPVVAFDVSSNPEIIEDGKNGYLIPPFDIRNLADRVVQLIEDQSLRNSFASNAKKSVYERFSYDRILDTVEEYLMGEEVHDDMKGLL from the coding sequence ATGGAAGTTCAATTATCAGCGGTCATTATTTCCCACAACGAGGAGAAAAACATCGGGCGCTGCCTGGAGTCCCTAAAGGATCTGGCAGATGAGATTGTTGTGGTTGACAGTTATTCAAGCGACCGGACCGGGGAGATTTGTAAGTCCTTTGGCGCGGTTTTTATCCAGCATATTTTTCATGGTCACATCGAACAGAAGAACTGGGCCATTCAGCAGGCCTCTTCCCCCTACATTTTATCCCTCGATGCAGATGAATGTTTGTCGGAAGCTCTTGCCAGGTCGATTGCCGCCGTTAAAAAGGACTGGGTGTATGATGGATACTATTTCAATCGTCTGACCAATTATTGCGGGAAATGGATTCGTCATACCAGCTGGTATCCGAGCCCTAAACTCCGCTTATGGGATTCGAGAAAGGGATCATGGGGGGGCGTCAATCCGCACGACAAGTTTATTCTGGATAAAGGGGCCACTAAAAAGCATTTGAAGGGCGAAATTTTGCATTACTCCTATTACAATCTAAGTGAACATATCAGCCAGATCAATGCTTTTTCGACCATAGCGGCAAATTCATATTTTCAGCAGGGAAAGCGGTCCAGGTTCTGGGATATTCTGGTCCGCCCTATGTCGCGTTTTCTCAAGGATTACCTGTTAAGACTTGGAATTCTTGATGGATATTACGGATTGCAGATAAGTGTGAATTCGGCCCATGCTGTCTTCCTGAAATATGTCAAACTCCGGATTCTTCATCAGGAGCAGAAAGAAAGGCAAACACAAACTATATGCTTTTTTAACAGTACTCCGGCCTGGGGTGGCGGAGAGAAGTGGCATTTCGATTTTTCCAGCGGGCTTTATAAAAGGGGCCAACCCATTCTTGTTTTTACTAATTCCAGGGGAGAATTGAGAAGAAGGGTGGCAGAAGCCGGAATTCCTGCTTACGGGATTCGTGTCGCTAATTTGAGTTTTCTGAATCCAGTTAAAGTTCTGAAGATCGCCGGAATTTTAAAGCGGGAAAAAGTCAGGCTGATTATTATGAATCTATCGGCGGATATGAAAGTTGCCGGACTGGCAGCAAAAATTGCCGGAGTTAAAAGGATCATCTACCGGAGGGGAAGTGCCATACCCATCAGAAATAGTATGTTCAACAGATTTTTGTTTCGAAGGGTTCTGGATGAGATTCTTGCGAATTCCCATGAAACCAAAAGAACTCTTCTTAAAAATAATCCCGGAATGATTGATCCGGTCAGGATCAGGGTCATATATAATGGACTCAGGTTCGATCAGTTTGAGACCGGGCAGCAAAATCCCTGTTATCGTCGCGTGGATGGAGAAGTGATTCTGGGGAATGCCGGGCGGCTGGTGAAGCAGAAAGCACAGGAATACCTGATAGATCTGGCCGTTGAGCTGAAAAAGCGCCAGAAGAAGTTTAAAATATTAATTGCCGGAGAGGGCCGGCTGGAAACTCAGCTCAGGGAGTATGCGAAATTGTCAGGAGTTGAAGACAGCATCGTGTTCCTTGGCTTTATGAAGGACATGAAGAGCTTTCTGGATGCCATCGATATATTTGTACTTACTTCCCGCTGGGAGGGCTTCGGATATGTGATCGTGGAGGCTATGGCTAACAGCAGGCCGGTGGTGGCATTCGATGTAAGCAGCAATCCAGAGATTATTGAAGACGGAAAGAACGGCTACCTGATTCCACCTTTTGATATCAGGAATCTGGCAGATAGGGTCGTTCAGTTGATCGAGGACCAAAGCCTAAGGAATAGTTTCGCTTCCAATGCAAAAAAGTCTGTATATGAGAGGTTTAGTTATGACCGGATTTTAGATACGGTGGAGGAGTATCTGATGGGAGAGGAGGTCCATGACGATATGAAAGGCCTTTTATAA
- a CDS encoding Rrf2 family transcriptional regulator, whose translation MLSKSTEYAIRSLVFIQVQNWMEKRPGVAEIAKEIEAPTAFTAKILHTLTTHGLLNSMKGRGGGFFFTDNQSELTIYEIILVMEGNGLFSKCGIGLKNCSDDNPCPAHDQYKYIRDQLLSLAQSETISSMAKKILEGHAVLNRIIDKQIQP comes from the coding sequence ATGCTTTCTAAAAGTACTGAATATGCCATCAGGTCACTCGTTTTCATACAAGTGCAGAATTGGATGGAAAAACGACCAGGAGTCGCCGAAATTGCCAAAGAGATTGAGGCTCCAACCGCTTTTACTGCAAAAATCCTGCATACCCTGACAACACATGGGCTTTTAAACTCGATGAAGGGACGGGGAGGTGGCTTCTTCTTTACCGACAATCAGTCAGAGCTGACCATCTATGAAATAATCCTTGTCATGGAAGGCAATGGTCTGTTCAGCAAGTGCGGAATCGGCCTGAAAAACTGTTCCGATGACAATCCCTGTCCTGCGCACGATCAATACAAATACATACGCGACCAGTTGCTTAGTCTGGCCCAATCGGAAACCATCAGTTCCATGGCAAAAAAAATTCTGGAGGGCCATGCCGTCCTGAACAGAATAATCGATAAACAGATTCAACCATAA
- a CDS encoding DUF438 domain-containing protein gives MSELINNSRFRKEKLKELILKLHEGKSPELVRKELIDTLQSVPYGEVVEVEQELIREGLPETEVLKLCDIHGEVLEGHVDHSGSRAIPEGHPVDVFKQENKELKKVTGKTRDLLDSVRKVPENNHSNFRNVLLSCFNDLMDVDKHYQRKEYLVFPYLEKKDITGPPKVMWGKHDEIRDQLKGCIALLKESDLKKEDLLESLDLIFYPVVKALEDMVQKEEEILFPMAMDVLMEEDWWNIHQQTLEFGFTLYDPQTEWQPEAYERIPDETEKRDGNGIIQLPSGSFTAEEIMAILNTIPVDMTFVDKEDKVKYFSQGSHRIFARSRSIINRDVSLCHPPGSVDIVEKILEDFKTGKASHAPFWIQMNGKFILIEYYALRNEHGEYLGTLEVSQDLTKARALEGEQRILSYGQTKKE, from the coding sequence ATGAGTGAACTTATTAATAACTCGAGATTCCGAAAGGAGAAACTGAAAGAATTAATCCTCAAGCTTCATGAAGGGAAATCACCCGAGCTGGTCAGAAAAGAACTGATTGATACCCTGCAATCGGTACCCTACGGGGAGGTTGTTGAAGTGGAACAGGAACTGATCCGCGAAGGATTGCCGGAAACGGAAGTATTAAAACTTTGTGATATCCACGGGGAGGTACTGGAAGGGCACGTGGATCATTCAGGATCCAGAGCAATTCCTGAAGGCCATCCGGTGGATGTTTTTAAGCAGGAGAACAAGGAGCTTAAGAAGGTAACAGGGAAAACAAGGGATCTTCTGGATTCGGTGAGAAAGGTCCCGGAAAATAATCATTCCAATTTCAGAAATGTACTCTTATCATGCTTCAACGACCTGATGGATGTGGACAAACACTATCAGCGCAAGGAATATCTTGTATTTCCTTATCTTGAAAAGAAGGATATCACGGGGCCTCCGAAAGTGATGTGGGGGAAACACGATGAGATCAGAGATCAGTTAAAAGGCTGCATTGCACTTTTAAAGGAGAGCGATTTAAAAAAGGAGGATCTCCTTGAATCCCTGGACCTGATTTTCTATCCGGTCGTGAAGGCCCTGGAAGACATGGTTCAAAAGGAGGAGGAAATTCTGTTCCCGATGGCCATGGATGTGCTCATGGAGGAAGATTGGTGGAACATTCATCAGCAGACCCTGGAATTCGGATTTACTCTGTATGATCCCCAGACCGAATGGCAACCGGAAGCTTATGAAAGAATACCGGATGAAACAGAAAAAAGAGACGGCAACGGGATCATTCAGTTGCCTTCCGGAAGTTTTACAGCTGAAGAAATCATGGCCATTTTAAATACCATTCCGGTAGATATGACCTTTGTGGACAAAGAAGATAAAGTAAAATATTTTTCTCAGGGATCGCACCGGATATTTGCACGGAGCAGATCCATCATCAACCGGGACGTCAGCTTATGCCATCCTCCTGGCAGTGTGGATATTGTAGAGAAGATCCTGGAAGATTTTAAAACAGGGAAAGCCTCTCATGCTCCATTCTGGATCCAGATGAACGGAAAATTCATCCTGATTGAGTACTATGCATTAAGAAATGAACATGGGGAGTACCTCGGAACGCTGGAAGTGTCCCAGGATCTCACCAAGGCCAGGGCTCTGGAGGGAGAACAGCGCATATTATCCTATGGACAAACCAAGAAAGAATAA